In Streptobacillus felis, a single genomic region encodes these proteins:
- a CDS encoding MurR/RpiR family transcriptional regulator, with translation MKYITLIESFYPSFSKQEIKVANFVIKERDAICFMPLHEITKRINVSEATIVRFVKKIGFKGFIDFKLEVAREISKIQDEHTKEDYIENIEYNILDTIKNTKALINKDDVEEAIKVIEEAQKFYVFGMGASGVAALEFQNRFMRFGKIGHSVSDGHFQVMYASTTTEKDVIVVISLSGETIDLIYPLTIAKERGCKIIAITNYIVSPIAKMSDIVILSSGKETLLDGGTLVSKISQLYIIDVLATGYALRNSKKAKLIRQSMAEAIANKNK, from the coding sequence ATGAAATATATAACATTGATAGAATCGTTTTATCCTTCTTTTAGTAAACAAGAAATAAAGGTAGCTAACTTTGTTATTAAAGAAAGAGATGCAATTTGTTTCATGCCTTTACATGAAATAACTAAAAGAATAAATGTTTCTGAAGCAACTATAGTAAGGTTTGTTAAAAAAATTGGATTTAAAGGATTTATAGATTTTAAATTAGAAGTAGCTAGGGAAATATCAAAGATACAGGATGAACATACAAAAGAAGATTATATAGAAAATATTGAATATAATATATTAGACACTATAAAAAATACTAAGGCTTTAATTAATAAGGATGACGTAGAAGAAGCAATTAAAGTTATAGAGGAAGCACAAAAATTCTATGTTTTTGGAATGGGAGCTTCTGGTGTTGCAGCTTTAGAATTTCAAAATAGGTTTATGAGATTTGGTAAGATAGGTCATAGTGTAAGTGATGGACATTTCCAAGTTATGTATGCATCTACAACAACTGAAAAAGATGTAATAGTTGTAATCAGTTTGTCAGGTGAAACTATAGATTTAATATATCCTTTAACTATAGCAAAAGAAAGAGGATGTAAAATAATAGCGATAACTAACTATATAGTATCGCCTATAGCTAAGATGTCAGATATAGTTATACTAAGTTCAGGAAAAGAGACTTTATTAGATGGAGGGACTTTAGTATCGAAAATATCACAACTATATATTATAGATGTATTAGCAACAGGTTATGCATTAAGAAACAGTAAAAAAGCAAAATTAATAAGACAAAGTATGGCTGAAGCAATAGCCAATAAAAATAAATAG
- a CDS encoding kelch repeat-containing protein translates to MEFKFFKNIGHELGLTSMLASRINEYILVYGGSNFPDGTPPYGTRKVYDDMYLYDLEFNLVSKQKGIIKPDRSIVISYLDKIYLISGAGNTKIYEYTLDGTTIIEKEIFDLGFEIIGGFGGIYNEKIYFGKEYVYEFDLKSLEIKELAKFIGEVREQSVSFISNGKIYLFSGASNICCLDSYIYEINKNEWRKISDTPTCLTGAASCKIDENNFLITGGCNKEIFDVAVKSLGNIEYKKEYFSKKRENFNWNTKVYIYNTEEDKFIVLSQGNILNATCGSSMLKIDNKVYLINGEMKPGHRTPQVLVGELI, encoded by the coding sequence ATGGAGTTTAAATTTTTTAAGAATATAGGACATGAATTAGGGCTGACATCTATGTTAGCAAGTAGAATAAATGAATATATTTTAGTATATGGTGGATCTAATTTTCCTGATGGAACACCACCTTATGGAACTAGAAAAGTATATGATGATATGTATCTATATGATTTAGAATTTAATTTAGTTTCTAAACAAAAAGGTATTATTAAGCCAGATAGATCAATAGTAATTTCTTATTTAGATAAAATATATTTGATATCTGGAGCAGGTAATACTAAAATATATGAATATACTTTAGATGGAACTACTATAATAGAAAAAGAAATATTTGATTTAGGTTTTGAAATTATAGGTGGTTTTGGAGGTATATATAACGAAAAGATTTATTTTGGAAAAGAATATGTATATGAGTTTGATTTGAAAAGTCTAGAAATAAAGGAGCTTGCTAAGTTTATTGGTGAAGTTAGAGAGCAATCTGTAAGCTTTATATCAAATGGTAAGATTTATTTATTTAGTGGTGCCTCAAATATTTGTTGTTTAGATTCATATATATATGAAATAAATAAAAATGAGTGGAGGAAAATTTCTGACACTCCTACATGCTTAACTGGAGCAGCCTCTTGTAAAATAGATGAAAATAACTTTTTAATAACAGGAGGCTGCAATAAAGAAATATTTGACGTAGCAGTGAAAAGTTTAGGGAATATAGAATACAAAAAAGAATATTTCAGTAAAAAACGTGAAAATTTTAATTGGAATACTAAAGTATATATATATAATACTGAGGAAGATAAATTTATAGTACTATCTCAAGGTAATATATTAAATGCAACTTGTGGATCAAGTATGTTAAAAATAGATAATAAAGTATATTTAATTAATGGTGAGATGAAACCAGGTCATAGAACACCTCAGGTGTTAGTGGGAGAATTAATATGA
- a CDS encoding ABC transporter substrate-binding protein — MNKKFKMLAATAALALTAFSCGAKEEAKTEGPVTIKYWSFPNFTADPEFQTPEEFDAALIKAFEEANPGIKVEYQKIDFTDGPAKLETAIQSKSTPDVVIDAPGRVIDWAKKGYLVPFEADTSVYSPSMVSAASYDGKLYLYPLGTTPFVMAFNKVITDKLGLTDMLPLNKPGRNWTVAEFEALLTAIKEKEPSIDPILFYTKSQAGDQGPRAFVSNLFDSWITDKEVSKYTINDENGVKGLEWIKQAYDKGLLGQGVSAEAKDALEAFRSGNAAGTILYSPGLKGVKADQEAVAAGKLDPVFVAFPNESGQAKFEFLLAGAAIFDNEDAARAEAAKKFVDFIANDPVWGERALKATRNFSPVGKGGIYGDDAESKFLEEQSGNFGPYYNTIDGYAQMRPLWFNMVQSVLNGQVSAKEALDKFAEDANKTIEDAK, encoded by the coding sequence ATGAACAAAAAATTTAAAATGTTAGCAGCTACAGCTGCATTAGCACTTACAGCATTTTCATGCGGTGCAAAAGAAGAAGCAAAAACAGAAGGACCTGTAACAATTAAATATTGGTCTTTCCCTAACTTTACAGCAGATCCTGAATTCCAAACACCAGAAGAATTCGATGCTGCATTAATTAAAGCTTTCGAAGAAGCTAACCCAGGAATCAAAGTTGAATATCAAAAAATCGACTTTACAGATGGACCAGCTAAACTTGAAACAGCTATTCAATCTAAATCAACTCCTGACGTTGTTATAGATGCTCCAGGAAGAGTAATAGATTGGGCTAAAAAAGGATATTTAGTTCCATTTGAAGCAGATACTTCAGTTTATTCACCTTCTATGGTTTCAGCTGCAAGCTATGATGGAAAATTATACTTATATCCATTAGGAACTACTCCATTTGTTATGGCTTTCAATAAAGTTATTACAGATAAATTAGGATTAACTGATATGTTACCATTAAACAAACCAGGAAGAAACTGGACAGTAGCAGAATTTGAAGCATTATTAACAGCTATTAAAGAAAAAGAACCTAGCATAGATCCTATCTTATTCTATACTAAATCACAAGCAGGAGACCAAGGTCCAAGAGCTTTCGTTTCTAACTTATTTGATTCATGGATTACAGATAAAGAAGTAAGCAAATATACTATTAACGATGAAAACGGAGTTAAAGGTTTAGAATGGATTAAACAAGCTTATGATAAAGGATTATTAGGACAAGGAGTTTCTGCAGAAGCTAAAGATGCTTTAGAAGCATTTAGAAGTGGAAATGCAGCAGGGACAATTCTTTACTCACCAGGATTAAAAGGTGTTAAAGCTGACCAAGAAGCTGTAGCTGCAGGTAAATTAGATCCAGTATTCGTTGCTTTCCCTAATGAAAGTGGACAAGCTAAATTTGAATTCTTATTAGCAGGAGCTGCAATATTTGATAATGAAGATGCTGCAAGAGCTGAAGCTGCTAAAAAATTCGTTGACTTCATAGCTAACGATCCAGTATGGGGAGAAAGAGCACTTAAAGCAACTAGAAACTTCTCACCAGTTGGTAAAGGTGGAATCTACGGTGATGATGCTGAATCTAAATTCTTAGAAGAACAAAGTGGAAACTTTGGTCCTTACTACAACACTATAGATGGTTATGCTCAAATGAGACCATTATGGTTCAACATGGTACAATCAGTATTAAACGGACAAGTAAGTGCTAAAGAAGCATTAGATAAATTTGCTGAAGATGCAAATAAAACAATTGAAGACGCAAAATAG
- a CDS encoding ROK family protein: MKIVCFDIGGTNIKYAIVNDINNLDVKSIDTRVTKDDNHILEDILKIVEEHKDADAVGISTAGVVDSKKGEVIFSGPTIPKYAGTKFKKIIEKKYNIQTFVENDVNSAAFGEYSYSDYSGSMFMLTIGTGVGGSLILDGKVFSGASMTAGEIGYMPLNDGYFQDYASATFLTNYVSERLSKKVDGKYIFENAKNGDELCIEAIDKLVYNLCTGILNIIYMINPDNLVIGGGITAQGKYLEDKILEVLEKRIIGKQFKSNVRLANLKNSAGIYGIYSITRKEMK; this comes from the coding sequence ATGAAAATAGTGTGTTTTGATATTGGTGGTACTAATATTAAATATGCAATAGTAAATGATATTAATAATTTAGATGTTAAATCTATAGATACAAGAGTTACAAAAGATGATAATCATATCTTAGAGGATATATTGAAAATTGTTGAAGAACATAAAGATGCAGATGCAGTTGGTATATCAACAGCAGGGGTTGTAGATTCAAAAAAAGGAGAAGTAATTTTTTCAGGACCTACCATTCCTAAATATGCAGGCACTAAGTTTAAAAAAATAATAGAAAAAAAATATAACATACAAACTTTTGTAGAAAATGATGTAAATTCGGCAGCTTTTGGAGAATATTCATACAGTGATTATAGTGGATCTATGTTTATGCTTACTATAGGAACTGGGGTAGGTGGTTCATTAATACTTGATGGTAAGGTATTTAGTGGAGCGTCAATGACTGCAGGAGAAATAGGTTATATGCCGCTTAATGATGGATATTTTCAAGATTATGCCTCAGCAACTTTTTTAACTAATTATGTAAGTGAAAGATTAAGTAAAAAAGTAGATGGTAAATATATATTTGAAAACGCTAAAAACGGAGATGAGTTGTGTATAGAGGCTATAGATAAATTAGTATATAATTTATGTACAGGTATATTAAATATAATTTACATGATAAATCCAGATAACTTAGTAATAGGTGGTGGAATTACTGCCCAAGGAAAATATTTAGAAGATAAAATACTTGAAGTTTTAGAAAAAAGAATAATAGGAAAGCAATTTAAAAGTAATGTTAGATTAGCTAACTTAAAAAATTCAGCAGGAATTTATGGAATATATAGTATTACAAGAAAGGAAATGAAATGA
- a CDS encoding carbohydrate ABC transporter permease has protein sequence MFNSIKKINFKKIDYSAYIFILPVMVFFTTFVLYPMAKGVYLSLFRFRGRNTSFVGLKHYIDLFSDSVFIKSTANTVLITLIAVPIVVAFSIFVAINIYEKSALVRSIFRGIFYIPAISSVVSVTVVWNWIYHPKYGILNYILNSTHITNNNIDWLGNPRTAIYAIIAILITTSVGQPIILYVAALGNVPKDLIEASKIDGATDSQCFRKIIWPMIKPTTLYIVVVTTINSFQIFALIQLLTAGGPNYSTSTIMYLVYQKAIVETRFGVSSAMGVLLAIIIGIISVLQFKFLSHDVD, from the coding sequence ATGTTTAATTCTATTAAAAAAATAAACTTTAAAAAAATAGATTATAGTGCATATATATTTATTTTACCTGTAATGGTATTTTTTACAACATTCGTTTTATATCCTATGGCAAAAGGTGTTTATTTATCATTGTTTAGATTCAGAGGACGTAATACATCATTTGTAGGACTAAAACATTATATAGATTTATTTAGTGATAGTGTATTTATTAAATCAACAGCAAATACAGTATTAATTACACTAATAGCAGTACCTATAGTAGTAGCATTTTCAATATTTGTTGCTATAAATATTTATGAAAAAAGTGCATTAGTAAGATCAATTTTTAGAGGTATATTTTATATACCAGCTATATCATCAGTAGTTTCAGTTACTGTTGTTTGGAATTGGATATATCATCCAAAATATGGAATTTTAAACTATATTTTAAATAGTACACATATTACAAATAACAATATAGATTGGCTTGGTAATCCTAGAACGGCTATATATGCGATTATAGCGATACTGATTACTACTAGTGTTGGTCAACCTATAATTCTATATGTAGCAGCTTTAGGAAATGTTCCTAAAGATTTAATAGAGGCATCAAAAATTGATGGTGCTACGGATTCACAATGTTTTAGAAAAATAATATGGCCAATGATTAAACCAACAACTTTATATATAGTTGTTGTTACAACAATTAACAGTTTCCAAATATTTGCTTTAATACAATTATTAACAGCAGGTGGACCAAATTATTCAACATCAACAATAATGTATTTAGTTTACCAAAAAGCAATTGTAGAAACTAGATTTGGTGTATCATCAGCGATGGGTGTATTACTTGCAATTATTATAGGAATAATTTCAGTATTACAATTTAAATTCTTATCACATGATGTAGATTAA
- a CDS encoding dihydrodipicolinate synthase family protein: MSYNLDKFKGIFVAMYSTYDESGNISTERAKELTKYYIEKGVKGLYVGGSSGEGVLQSEEERKAVLEAVMEVAKDKLVIIAHIGANSTPESVRLAKHAKECGVDAVSSIPCVYYGFSPKAIKAHWEAMIDATDLPFIIYHIPQTTRFNLPISLLEEMAAKEKVIGIKCSSESTFELQQFKYIGSKVKNGEFIVFNGPDEQFIAGRMIGADGGIGGTYGVMPELFIKLNEYMENKEFDKSRELQNEVNEVIKGLLSGPSLYGVAKYILHLRGIETGQPRGPMLPVVEEKDIELAKKLDAKIAELINKYCK; encoded by the coding sequence ATGAGTTACAATTTAGACAAATTTAAAGGAATTTTCGTTGCAATGTATTCTACTTATGATGAAAGCGGGAACATTTCAACTGAAAGAGCAAAAGAACTTACAAAATATTACATCGAAAAAGGTGTAAAAGGACTTTATGTTGGAGGATCTTCAGGTGAAGGAGTACTTCAAAGTGAAGAAGAAAGAAAAGCAGTTCTTGAAGCTGTTATGGAAGTAGCTAAAGATAAATTAGTAATTATTGCACATATAGGTGCTAATTCTACTCCAGAATCAGTAAGACTTGCTAAACATGCAAAAGAATGTGGAGTAGATGCAGTTTCATCTATACCTTGTGTATATTATGGATTCTCACCAAAAGCCATAAAAGCTCATTGGGAAGCTATGATAGATGCTACTGATTTACCATTTATTATTTACCATATTCCGCAAACTACAAGATTTAATTTACCAATTTCTTTATTAGAGGAAATGGCTGCAAAAGAAAAAGTAATAGGAATTAAATGTTCTTCAGAATCTACATTTGAATTACAACAATTTAAATACATTGGATCAAAAGTTAAAAATGGAGAATTTATTGTATTTAATGGTCCAGATGAACAATTTATTGCAGGTCGTATGATAGGTGCAGATGGTGGAATAGGTGGAACTTATGGAGTAATGCCTGAGTTATTTATTAAATTAAATGAATATATGGAAAATAAAGAATTTGACAAATCTAGAGAATTACAAAATGAAGTAAACGAAGTAATCAAAGGATTATTAAGCGGACCATCTTTATATGGAGTTGCTAAATATATATTACATTTAAGAGGTATAGAAACTGGACAACCTAGAGGACCTATGTTACCAGTAGTAGAAGAAAAAGATATAGAACTTGCTAAAAAACTTGATGCAAAAATTGCAGAATTAATTAACAAATATTGTAAATAA
- a CDS encoding N-acetylmannosamine-6-phosphate 2-epimerase yields MSNQLIEKLKGQLIVSCQALPGEPLHLEEGTIMPLMAKAAIKAGAKGIRTNGVLDVTEIKKVVDVPIIGIIKKQYEGFPQHITVTMNEIDALVEAGTDIIALDCTLRGRPDGRTINEFISAIKNKYPNVLLMADISNLEEGINAEKAGVDMVGTTLSGYTPYTVTTEKGPDYRLIENLVKSVKIPVIAEGRVHTPESAKKMLELGAHAVVVGGAITRPLEIATRFVEGMGLK; encoded by the coding sequence GTGAGTAATCAGTTAATAGAAAAATTAAAAGGACAATTAATAGTGTCTTGCCAGGCTCTTCCTGGTGAACCTCTACATCTTGAGGAAGGGACTATAATGCCTTTAATGGCAAAGGCTGCAATTAAAGCTGGAGCTAAAGGTATTAGAACTAATGGAGTACTTGATGTTACAGAAATTAAAAAAGTAGTAGATGTACCTATTATTGGAATAATTAAAAAACAATATGAAGGATTTCCTCAACACATTACAGTTACTATGAATGAAATAGATGCTTTGGTTGAAGCTGGGACTGATATTATAGCATTAGATTGTACTTTAAGAGGAAGACCAGATGGAAGAACAATCAATGAGTTTATATCTGCAATAAAAAATAAATATCCAAATGTTTTATTAATGGCAGATATTTCTAATTTAGAAGAAGGAATAAATGCTGAAAAAGCTGGAGTTGATATGGTAGGTACTACACTTAGTGGATATACTCCATATACAGTAACTACTGAAAAAGGACCTGATTATAGATTAATTGAAAATTTAGTTAAAAGTGTTAAAATACCTGTAATTGCAGAAGGAAGAGTACATACACCTGAATCTGCTAAAAAGATGTTAGAATTAGGAGCACATGCAGTAGTAGTAGGTGGAGCAATTACAAGACCATTAGAAATAGCAACAAGATTTGTTGAGGGAATGGGATTAAAATGA